Proteins found in one Legionella pneumophila subsp. pascullei genomic segment:
- a CDS encoding type IV secretion protein Dot — MLKFHSDPGAKMIKKLLIKVEKLINNLPKELKLSETILSSINEDINSLASRFDGSKGYINYYSPKVVQQINEKQKLLEKYQNYLSALLAVLICSKQSRDIRDNKKLEPVSEITDLKNLLKHKDVEKIINDITQFDEDQRELKRIERLIQKDEEKEDNKKMHLGKRSKLELRRAELSKRVQLFNNKLKNIPQAEEIKAVLDYCQKYIEKHINLSKQLPKGMLDVKRALSLFDEINSTKTQIRKLSKDKLDSSGQIKLEGLKKELTKAELALQFSYSEGEDKTIKDMLNDLKRLMKMSIRDYQKLATSGGEINVFLHKTTGFYWESLFLYRNVLCEINEYLKKNKKKLSEQGMLVAECISKAFSQMPELDTIEKALEKVKRIDDDLKRQEEYNEKINGTWIRFYKKGPVKFVQQVLEQNLNEKIFYIPYNPHNYVLDHPAQSDFADTLGNCYGETQMFLKQINSKSPTINNICPERVLINYQLDQSRTIAKNTKKEKIGIFEADEKTKAQVTWDGIKDILTSKVTSTAFGDVCMITLTGAQVSGREKLVGHGIGLIKMKNPAPYKYVVYDYAFGGAMGFSSDAQLELFFKQILEGEGSYVPFKKCLVEKVGEVSKECQQLINGNPGIASLTQKSLDKTCNRDFWDKARIGLLIKYHPIGTDENRMLDLIEKLPLSKDRLELYEQLVKNPKIGIGNLVKCIICSGKISYLANLLTSDLLTVDITNKIKFKLNEQAKKEIVALINNNQIEPNITCKLFSNNQTIVLAAYKKDKNSLQYADIDPVVTLLQGKNTIVPSDACWAFPKAEKIVIAAYKSDPLSLQFADLGLVQQLLRKGSINLEHASKAFTENSQFHEAHEAYQLLKSLKPILKHENETEKAKRAELLKWIDQKLEITNLRQELYPLISNMCILLLDDIRILSPKDTIIKNSRLSKLISSQQCDINILKTLENKKMELSKQCSLAKSNFTFFEAVDNKVDGGNANTRNHITPENK; from the coding sequence TTGCTAAAATTTCATTCAGATCCAGGGGCAAAAATGATTAAAAAATTGTTAATTAAAGTCGAAAAATTAATTAATAATCTTCCAAAAGAGTTGAAATTATCTGAAACGATTTTATCCTCCATTAACGAAGATATAAACAGCCTGGCAAGTCGTTTTGATGGGTCAAAAGGTTATATTAATTATTATTCTCCTAAAGTCGTACAACAAATCAATGAAAAACAAAAGTTACTTGAGAAATACCAAAATTATTTATCTGCATTACTCGCCGTTTTAATTTGTTCCAAGCAAAGCAGAGACATTAGAGACAATAAAAAACTTGAACCTGTTTCTGAGATTACCGATTTGAAAAATTTATTAAAACACAAGGATGTCGAAAAAATTATCAACGACATTACTCAGTTTGATGAAGACCAAAGAGAACTTAAGAGAATTGAACGTTTGATACAAAAAGATGAGGAGAAAGAGGATAATAAAAAAATGCATCTTGGTAAAAGATCCAAATTAGAGCTTAGGAGGGCAGAGCTTTCTAAAAGAGTTCAATTGTTTAATAATAAGTTAAAAAACATTCCACAAGCTGAGGAAATCAAAGCCGTTTTAGATTATTGTCAAAAATACATCGAGAAACATATCAACCTTAGCAAGCAATTACCAAAAGGAATGCTTGATGTTAAACGAGCATTGTCTTTATTTGACGAGATAAATTCCACCAAGACCCAAATTAGGAAGTTAAGCAAAGACAAACTGGATTCTTCAGGGCAAATAAAACTTGAAGGTTTAAAAAAGGAACTCACAAAAGCTGAATTGGCTTTGCAATTTAGTTATTCAGAGGGAGAAGATAAAACGATCAAAGACATGCTCAATGATTTGAAAAGGCTTATGAAAATGAGCATCAGAGATTATCAAAAGTTAGCTACATCTGGCGGAGAAATAAATGTTTTTTTGCATAAGACAACTGGTTTTTATTGGGAAAGCCTTTTTCTGTACAGAAATGTTTTGTGCGAAATTAATGAATATCTTAAAAAAAATAAAAAGAAACTGTCTGAGCAAGGAATGCTGGTAGCTGAATGCATTTCTAAAGCCTTCAGCCAGATGCCTGAATTGGATACCATTGAAAAAGCTTTAGAAAAAGTCAAAAGAATAGATGATGATCTTAAAAGACAAGAAGAATATAACGAAAAAATCAATGGAACTTGGATTAGGTTTTATAAAAAAGGTCCAGTAAAATTTGTTCAACAAGTCCTTGAACAAAACTTAAATGAGAAAATTTTTTACATACCGTATAATCCGCATAATTATGTGCTGGATCATCCTGCCCAATCTGATTTCGCCGATACCTTAGGAAATTGCTATGGCGAAACTCAGATGTTTCTCAAACAAATAAACAGTAAATCTCCTACAATTAATAATATTTGTCCTGAGAGGGTATTAATCAATTATCAACTCGATCAATCCAGGACAATTGCTAAAAATACAAAAAAAGAAAAAATAGGGATATTTGAGGCAGATGAGAAGACAAAAGCACAAGTAACATGGGATGGAATTAAAGATATCTTAACATCAAAAGTTACCTCTACCGCTTTTGGTGATGTGTGCATGATCACTTTGACGGGAGCTCAAGTTTCTGGTCGTGAAAAATTAGTGGGTCATGGTATTGGCCTTATCAAAATGAAGAATCCTGCTCCTTATAAATATGTGGTATATGATTATGCTTTTGGTGGTGCAATGGGATTCAGTAGTGATGCTCAATTGGAGCTATTCTTTAAACAAATCCTTGAAGGGGAGGGATCCTATGTTCCTTTTAAGAAATGTCTGGTTGAAAAAGTAGGAGAGGTGAGTAAAGAATGTCAACAACTTATTAATGGTAATCCTGGTATTGCTTCTCTGACACAAAAAAGTCTTGATAAAACATGTAATAGAGATTTTTGGGATAAAGCCCGCATTGGACTTTTGATAAAATATCACCCAATTGGTACAGATGAAAACAGGATGCTTGATTTAATAGAAAAGTTACCTCTATCTAAGGATAGATTAGAGCTATATGAACAGCTTGTTAAGAACCCTAAAATTGGTATCGGTAATCTTGTTAAGTGCATCATTTGCTCAGGTAAGATAAGTTACCTGGCAAATCTTTTAACATCCGATTTATTAACCGTTGATATTACAAATAAAATAAAATTTAAGTTAAATGAACAAGCTAAAAAAGAAATAGTGGCTTTAATTAATAATAATCAGATTGAACCAAACATAACTTGTAAACTATTCTCTAACAATCAAACGATTGTTTTGGCAGCCTATAAAAAAGACAAAAACTCACTCCAATATGCGGACATAGATCCGGTTGTAACGCTTTTGCAAGGGAAGAATACCATAGTACCCTCTGATGCTTGTTGGGCTTTTCCTAAGGCAGAAAAAATAGTCATCGCAGCCTATAAATCCGATCCATTATCGTTGCAATTTGCCGATCTTGGTTTGGTTCAACAATTATTACGAAAAGGTTCTATTAATCTCGAGCATGCTTCTAAAGCTTTTACAGAGAACTCACAATTCCATGAAGCCCATGAGGCATATCAGCTCCTCAAATCTCTGAAGCCTATCTTAAAACATGAAAATGAAACTGAGAAAGCCAAGAGAGCCGAGTTATTAAAATGGATTGATCAAAAGCTGGAAATTACTAATTTGAGACAAGAACTTTATCCCTTAATTTCAAATATGTGTATTCTATTACTTGATGATATTCGAATCCTTTCCCCTAAAGATACAATAATCAAAAACAGCAGATTGTCCAAGTTAATCAGTTCGCAGCAGTGTGATATCAATATATTAAAAACGCTTGAAAATAAAAAAATGGAATTAAGTAAACAATGTTCTCTGGCAAAATCAAATTTTACTTTTTTTGAAGCTGTAGATAATAAAGTTGATGGAGGAAATGCTAATACTCGTAACCACATCACTCCAGAGAATAAATAA
- the psrA gene encoding autorepressor PsrA has protein sequence MNISNTKERILAVAEALIQKDGYNAFSFKDIATAIHIKTASIHYHFPSKEDLGVAVISWHADKIAAVLSDISNNSSLSAKEKIQKFFDAILTITYNAENKMCLGGMFASDFQSLPVSIQNQAKKFFELIIEWLKGVLEASAYDNESSLSIAKQIISLIEGGLLLARLYGDETFLEGVRHFIDQTIK, from the coding sequence ATGAATATAAGTAATACGAAAGAACGGATATTAGCAGTTGCGGAAGCATTGATCCAAAAAGACGGATATAACGCCTTTAGTTTCAAAGATATTGCAACAGCCATCCATATTAAAACTGCCAGCATCCATTATCATTTTCCTTCAAAAGAAGATCTTGGTGTGGCAGTTATATCCTGGCATGCAGATAAAATTGCTGCTGTGTTATCTGACATAAGCAATAATTCGTCGTTATCAGCCAAGGAAAAAATTCAAAAATTCTTTGATGCCATTTTAACAATCACCTACAACGCTGAAAACAAAATGTGCCTCGGAGGTATGTTCGCTTCTGATTTTCAATCATTACCCGTTTCAATTCAAAATCAGGCAAAAAAATTTTTTGAGCTTATCATTGAATGGCTTAAAGGAGTTCTTGAAGCAAGTGCTTATGATAACGAATCCTCATTATCTATTGCCAAACAAATTATTTCCTTGATTGAAGGGGGATTATTATTAGCAAGATTATATGGAGATGAAACGTTCCTGGAAGGAGTTCGACACTTTATTGATCAAACAATAAAGTGA
- the pieE gene encoding Dot/Icm T4SS effector PieE, translating to MESVFSGESKFLLHHASVHMNISTYEFVNNTITEESRVMALSEIIINDIVQSQTNAVISESNYHILRQYLRERKPVSRVLNPINSLLSEHCAQDKQAIINHLTQLACESQRNHDIQEARSDEQEGINENSLMINYRSELLALENTLKELDTKCYQQQRQYNQVSRQFNELKVNMTHINQSIDRIRYERQLLDQQLNHPYSDGNVYTNPPTTPRIYPDLSPPQDQLTRDRLLQEENRLIEERQRLMHLINSKESEKNKEEQNLNRLHKEKKEAEGRYSEIKHQIDVVLPNSEQQRQIRNQERLAREDARASYDPHLLQLSHKNLEALKSQIEIQIRELDERRNQLMGEATEISYKTYLTQLEQLLQESDKVPQITFNENNALKMILAMMKNMEEMAEKEKDISSSIDKERHNLHLLQKSLVGYTRQLERYLTSDPHLVKQNKALTEENTQLQQYSESADNWRTKAFYASLFSVGGSLVSTGILNTFIISPVFFAIPGALAALGVVSLVIAVVSYCQKYFSDMQMEQNNQKIEKNELILMKQWKKANELSLSTIPSLNAKIEQSEKELYALEQKLQDQQHAMSLLLNKAQNVTSNYGGSSNFFGNTTGNVFYLPSAPLHEDSPFYPEVEGETVNYGYQ from the coding sequence AACATACGAGTTCGTTAATAATACAATTACTGAGGAGTCACGAGTCATGGCGTTATCAGAAATCATTATCAATGATATAGTTCAATCTCAAACTAATGCAGTCATTAGCGAATCAAATTACCATATTCTTCGCCAATACCTACGGGAAAGAAAACCTGTATCAAGAGTACTCAATCCAATCAATTCCCTGCTTTCTGAGCATTGCGCTCAAGATAAACAAGCAATAATAAATCATTTAACTCAACTGGCTTGTGAGTCTCAAAGAAATCATGACATACAAGAAGCAAGAAGTGATGAGCAAGAGGGAATCAATGAAAATTCTTTGATGATTAATTACAGGAGCGAGCTGCTTGCCTTGGAAAATACATTGAAGGAACTGGATACAAAATGCTATCAACAACAACGCCAATACAATCAGGTGAGCAGGCAATTTAATGAACTTAAAGTCAATATGACCCACATTAATCAAAGCATTGATAGAATCCGTTATGAACGTCAATTGCTTGATCAGCAACTAAACCACCCTTACTCGGATGGCAATGTTTATACTAATCCTCCAACTACCCCGCGTATTTATCCGGATCTTTCACCGCCTCAAGATCAGCTTACTCGGGACAGATTGCTGCAAGAAGAAAACCGATTGATTGAGGAGCGCCAAAGACTAATGCATCTCATCAATTCAAAAGAAAGTGAAAAAAATAAAGAAGAGCAAAATTTAAATAGGCTTCATAAGGAGAAAAAAGAGGCTGAAGGACGTTATAGTGAAATAAAACATCAAATCGATGTTGTTTTGCCAAATAGTGAACAACAACGGCAAATAAGAAATCAAGAGCGCCTTGCTCGAGAAGATGCCAGAGCAAGCTATGACCCACATTTATTGCAACTTTCTCATAAGAATCTTGAAGCACTGAAATCTCAGATTGAAATTCAGATTCGGGAGCTGGATGAGCGACGAAATCAGTTAATGGGCGAAGCGACAGAAATAAGTTATAAGACCTATTTAACTCAATTGGAACAGCTTCTTCAAGAATCGGATAAGGTGCCTCAAATTACGTTCAATGAAAATAATGCATTAAAGATGATTTTAGCCATGATGAAAAATATGGAGGAAATGGCGGAAAAAGAGAAAGACATTTCTAGCTCAATCGATAAAGAGCGACATAATCTCCATTTATTGCAAAAAAGCCTTGTAGGATACACCAGGCAACTGGAACGGTATCTGACGTCAGATCCCCATTTGGTTAAGCAAAACAAGGCTCTTACCGAAGAAAATACACAGTTACAGCAATATAGTGAATCAGCAGACAATTGGAGAACGAAAGCATTCTATGCGTCTCTTTTCAGTGTTGGGGGTAGTTTAGTAAGTACCGGAATATTGAATACATTCATCATTAGTCCTGTATTTTTTGCAATTCCCGGTGCTCTTGCCGCTCTTGGTGTGGTTTCCCTTGTTATTGCAGTAGTCTCTTATTGCCAGAAATACTTTAGTGATATGCAAATGGAACAAAACAATCAAAAGATTGAGAAAAATGAATTAATACTAATGAAGCAATGGAAAAAGGCTAATGAATTAAGTTTATCTACAATTCCAAGCCTGAACGCTAAAATAGAACAATCAGAGAAAGAGCTGTATGCGCTTGAGCAAAAATTACAGGATCAGCAGCACGCAATGAGCCTGCTGTTGAATAAAGCGCAAAATGTTACCAGCAATTATGGAGGAAGCAGTAATTTCTTTGGTAACACGACTGGTAATGTGTTCTATTTACCCTCAGCCCCTCTACATGAGGACTCTCCGTTTTACCCTGAGGTTGAAGGTGAAACAGTAAATTACGGTTACCAATAA